The genome window CCAGCGTGGAGGCAAATCGCGCCGATTCAAAATCTTCATTGCCATAAAGCGAAGTCCCGCCAAAGCTGCTCCCCACGAAGAGAATCTGATCGTTCTTAAAGTTGGTTGGCTTCAGCACAACTTTGATTCCATTTTTTAAAGTCCATTCCTGCACGTCGATTTCTTTGATTTCGCGGCTATCCACCACGGCAGTTCCAATGGGCAGCGTAGCCAGCAACGGTTTGTCGAGCGTTTTGTCTACGTAAGCCGTTAGCTCGCGGCTGGTGTTATTGACCAGTGCCAACACCTGTTGTTCCGTGGGTAAACTGGCTTTGTCTTTTTCGGGAGCCATAATCACCACCGCCCGGTTTTCGCTGGTAATGAACTGCTTGGCCAGGTTGTTTACGTCGCCGACGGTAATGCCGCCGATGTATTTCTTCAGAAAATTGTAGTACGCCTCAATACCCATTGACGGGTTGCCGTTCAGAAAATGATCGACGTAATCGCTGATGTAGGCTGATGAGCGAGTTTTGTCCCGTTCCCGGTAGGATTTTTCAACCGCTTTCAGGTACTGTTTTTTGACACGTTCCAGTTCCGTATCGGTAAATCCGAAGCGATCCACGCGGGCGTTTTCAGCCAGAATCGCGGAAATGGCCCGTTCGATGCTGGCCGCATCTTTGGCAACCACGTATGAACTGAAAGCATCCAGATTACCCAGAAAGCCACCATAATTGCTAAAACCGTAAATAAACGGCGGGTCAGCCTGGCGGGTTAACTCCTGAATCCGATCGCCTAGCATGTAGTTAAACAGGCCACGCTTCAAGCCTTCCCGCACATCATACAGCGTACGCTCTTTTACTTTTGGCCGTTTATACATGATCTGAACAACGGTGTTGGGTTGCTCCACATCGGTCACAATCGCAATTTTTGTGTCTTTGTGCGGCGCGATCTGGTATTCCGTGCGTGGCTTCGGGTTTTTAACCACCGGAATTCGTCCGAATTTTTCCCGAATGGTTTTTTCTACCTGCGCAATGTCAAAATCGCCAACGGCTACCACGGCCATTAAATCCGGGCGGTACCAATCTTTGTAAAATTGCGCTAACGTAACCGGCTTGAAATTTTTGAGAATGGCTTCCTTGCCGATGGGCAAACGATCGGCGTAGCGAGAATTGTTAAGGATTAGCGGAAAAAACTTCTCGCGCATCCGTTCCTGGGCACTGCGCCGCGAACGAGCTTCTTCCAGTACCACCCCGCGTTCTTTGTCGATTTCGTCGGGATCAAGCGTTGCGTTATGCGCCCAATCTTCCAGAATCTGAAACGCTCGTCCAAAAACATCGGCGGAGTCGGTCGGAACGGGAAGTTCGTAAACGGTTTCGTCAAAACTGGTGTAGGCATTCAAATCAGCTCCGAAGCGCACGCCGGAGGTTTGTAGAAAGTTAACCAGCTCATTCTTAGGGAAGTTTTTTGTGCCATTAAAAGCCATGTGTTCCATAAAATGCGCCAGTCCCTGCTGCTCGTCAGTTTCCAGAATAGAGCCAGCCCGCACAATCAAACGGAGTTCTGCGCGGGCTTTAGGTTCGGTATTTTTGCGGATGTAGTAGGTCAATCCGTTGGGAAGCTTGCCTACTTTCACCGATGGATCGAATGGAATAGGTCGCTTCAACTCCGCCGGAACGGGCACGGTTGCCGCTTTGGCCGTGGGTACCTTTACCGGCGCTTTGGCAGGCTTTTGCGCAAAAACCACTGTTGTGGAAAGCAGCAACAGCGTAAGAACTTTTTTATACTGAATCATCCGATTGTATATCGTTAAAAATTGCTCAGGGTTAAAAAGAATGAACACGCAGAGATAGAACTTTCGTGCCTAATTTCATAACATTTCAACGAGAACACTCAGTTTAACCGGATGCGCAGGAACAAGTTTTATACTTTGATGATTATTTTCTTCTGATACATCCAGTACAATATACCCGTCCAGATCAGGATAAAGGCAAGCGCACCAGCCAGCGAGGCGTTATAGGGACTCTCAAAATAGGGGACGAAAAAAGTCTTGTACATCCATTCTTTCGCGCCAGTTTCCGCCCCATCGGGTTGCGTTACCTTAATCATGTTTAGCAGGCGTGGAATCAGGCCCGACAGAAAAAACACCGTGATGGCATTCGCTCCGAAGGCTACAAAAACAGTGAACCAACGCTGGTAGTTGGGTCGATTGGCCGCCTGAACATCAATGAGCCAATAGCACAAAGCGAGGCCCTGCGCACCCAGGCCGGAAGTCAGCAAGACGAACGACGAAGTCCAAAGGGATTTATTGATGGGGAAGGTAAGATTCCAGATGTAAGCCCCAATGAGCGATAGGCAACCCGCCGTAAACAACCAGGCAATCTTCTCCGCCGCGCTTTGATTGGAACGCAGGAGCGTACCTGCCAATATACCAGACAAGCCGGTGGCAATGGCGGGCAGCGTACTCAGTATGCCTTCCGGATCCCAGATTTTAGACGTTTTCCAAAGATGGCCGCCCAAAAGCGTTCGGTCGAGCCAGGCACCCAGATTGGTTTCGGGTTCGAGGTTTGGATACGGAAAGTCGGGAACCGGTACAATGGTCAGCAGAAGCCAGTAACCAATCAGCAAAATGGCAATAAGAATTGCCTGCTGGCGGACCGTCGTTACGCGAAAAAGTAAGGCACTAACCAGATAAACCAGCGCAATCCGCTGAAGGACGCCCGGAATGCGTACCGTAGCAAAATTGAATTTTGGGAAGAGACTCAAAAACAGCCCTAAACTGAATAGAATGAGGCTTCGCTTGATGATTTTACCGATCAGAGAAGGGTCACTTTTTCGGTTGGCCAGCGCAAAACTGATCGATACACCGACAATGAACAGGAAAAAAGGGAAAATCAAGTCGGTAGGTGTCCAGCCGTGCCAGTGGGCATGCAGCAAGGGTGCGTAGACGTGGCCCCAATCGCCAGGGTTATTGACCAGAATCATCGCGGCTACCGTAATGCCCCGAAAAACATCGAGTGACAAAAGCCGTGGCGCATGAGCCGATTTTAGCTCATGCGCCGCAACAGAATGAGTTGCTTCCATTAGAGAGCCAGGCAACTGCCTGTTAAGGAATAGTGTAACGGTTGTTTGCTAACAAAGATAGCCTTTGTCACCAAACTTAAAACAGGGACTGCCTCTCTAAGAGCTTCTGGCTTAATATTGAATGCTTATCAGTTCGCCCCGTTCCGCTTCCGTGGCAACAAGTCCTAAACGCTTGGTTGGGTCGCAGGCAATATTGGTTGGGTTTTCGCCGGGGATTTGAATGTCGTGCAGGTGCTGCCCCTGCTGGTTGTACACTTTTATCGTGCCTGAGCCAAAAACGGCCACGTAAAGATTACCATCAGCGCCCAGCGTCATGCCGTCGGGGCCGAAGCCATCCGGGCCGGTTGACGTCCACACGTCGGGATGCTCCCAGTCCAGATCTTCCGCATTGGGGTTCCAGTAGCCGTACCAGATGCGTTTGCTGTTTGTCTCCGCAATTAGCAATGTATGTCCGTCGGGAAGCAGACATAAGCCATTCGGATAAAACAGATTTTCGGCAATTTTACGGACTACACCCAAGGGGGTACAAACACAAACGTAACCAGTTGGCGTAGTTTCTTCCCCCGATGGACCAGGACAGGTAAACAACAGGTTACCGGCGGTATCCATGATCAGGTCATTGGGCATGTTGAGTGGTTCGCCATCAACACGGTCAATAATTACCTCAGCTTCTTGCGGAGCGGTCAGGTCAACACCCGGATTGAAGCAGCGAATGGCATTCCAACCCGAATCGCAGAACCAGATGCGGTCGAGGCTATCCACGCAAATTCCGTTTGGACGGCTGTTCGCGCCTACGTGAATGCGGCCGCTTTCCCCAGTCGGTTTCAAATAAAAAAGGCTTTCACCTTCGGATTCAACGCACCATAAAGTGCCGTCGGATGTAAATGCCGGGCCTTCGGGAAAACGAAGGCCCGTGGCTATTGTAGATACTTTGTTCATGAGTAGTTGATCCCTAACATCAATAAATCACGTTTCACAACTCCACCCTGTCAGGATTTACTACTGAAACCACGTAGAGGCGCAAGTGGTTATAAGTTTTTGACTAAGTGGCGTCTGATTTAGGTCGATCGGTAAAGTATATGGGTCAAAAACGCAGACAGCCCGACTCGCGAGTCGGGCTGTCTGTGCAACTGATTCTTTGGTAAAGCTTAGAAGAAAGAGATCCGAAGAACCCAGGGACTACCGTAAACATACTGCGAATAAACATCAGCATTGTAGTTTACGTTATAAAGCGCTGATAGGTTAATGCCCGCCAAACGTCCAACGCGTTGGGAGTAAGTGAGCCCAATCAGCGGGGCAGTTACCCAACGACGGCGGTACTCCTGAGCAAGCTGATCGGCGTAGCGAATGTTGTTGCCTTCGTATTCAACGTGCGCATACAGATGAGGAACCAGGCTTGGAACTGCTTCATACATTGCAAAAGCCCGTCCGCCGTATTGGTTAGACTGATCGGTAACAGTCTGGTTGGCGTATCTCAATTTATAGCGGTAATACGTATAATTTATGCCAAGTCCGGCGATGAGCCGTTCAGAAGCCTGATAAGCAACAACGGGCGAGACGCCAATAATCAAAGGCGTTCCAATGCGGGAATTGCCAAATTGAAGTGAGCTAATGCCACCTCCAAAGCGGAGGCGCTGGCTAAACGGAAGCGGCTCGCCATCGGGAGTCTGGGTTCTTAGGGGTTCCCGGCCTTGGTCGCGGCGGTCTTCCGGGTCTTCAGTAATCTGTCCAAATGCAAATCCGCTGCTCAGGAGCAGCAGCAAAAACAAATACTTCTGTATCAATTTCATGCTGTAAGTTTACGGGAAAAAAGTTATTCTTTGTAATAAACGAAAGAGACTCCTTTTTGGTCTGAATGGTTGCAATTTAGTCAAAACTCAAACTCCTTTACTTCCGGGTCGTTGAGGAGCTGCTTCGTGCAGTTTTCGTGGGCTTTAGCTGAACCCGTTACTTTCCAGCTACCAATCATTTTAGAGCCAATTTTTTGCTGTATTTCCCGTTGCCAGGAAAGACCGCAAGTCTCAAAAGTTTTCTCGTAATTTTCCAGGGTTTTATGCTTAAAATCCGTTGTAATCCGGTAGCTACGTGTCTGGTTAAGGCGGCCAATTAGCCGGACCAGGCTGGGTAAAAAAAGAAGCGTTAGCAAGATAAAACCGAAACCACTGAACGCCACATCGTAGAATCCGCCGCCCAGCGACATGCCAATGGCCGCGACCGCCCAAATGGTAGCTGCTGTGGTCAGGCCCCGCACACTGTTTGCCTGCCGGAAAATGATGCCCGCTCCCAGAAAGCCAATGCCATTGACGATATTGGCGGCAACACGGTCACGCTCGATGCCCAGTCGTTGAGAGACAATCGTGAAAAGAGCCGCGCCAACGCAGATCAGAATGGTAGTGCGCAGGCCAGCGGCTTTACTGCGGTATTCGCGCTCGGCTCCGATGAGTCCGCCCAACACCACGGCCAGTAACAGTTTATAAAAATCTTCTTCACGGAAAGCGATCATAGTCAGGCCATTTTCTAGCGCCGGAAAAACAAAAATTGAGGCACGAAATAAGTCCGGTTCCTCTTCGAAAACAAGTGAACCGAAAGAAACCATAAAGACTGAAAAACCGTTAGTCTTCAGATAGGGTTTGCTAAATTTACAGAATGAATATATCCGTTAGTCCGTCGGCACAGGCCGACTTTGAACGGCTTGACCCCAAGCAATATATTATCATCAAAGGTGCCCGCGTACACAATCTGAAAAATATCGACGTTGCCATTCCGCGCAATGAACTGGTTGTGATTACGGGTTTGTCCGGGTCGGGAAAATCGTCGCTGGCGTTTGATACGCTCTTTGCCGAAGGCCAGCGCATGTATGTCGAAAGTTTGAGTAGCTACGCCCGGCAGTTTTTGGGCCGGATGGAAAAACCGGAAGTAGACTATATCAAAGGTGTTTCGCCCGCCATTGCCATCGAGCAGAAAGTGACCACGCGCAATCCCCGTTCGACGGTTGGCACGTCTACCGAAATCTACGATTACTTAAAACTTCTTTTTGCCCGTTCAGGCGTTACGTATTCACCCATTTCGGGCCGCGAAGTCCGCAAAGATACCGTAACCGATGTAGTTGACTACCTGTATTCGTTTGCCGATGGCCAGCGGGTTATGGTGATGGCTCCGTTGCACATTCGCGAAGGACGTGCCCTGGCTGATGAGCTGAAAATTCTGTTGCAGAAAGGCTATACCCGGATCGTAGCGGATGGAGAAGTGCTGTTTATGGAAGACCTGCTGGAAGACCAGGCCAAGGCTGCTACCGTGAAGCCGGGCAAGCTGGAAATCCTGATCGACCGGGGAACGGTTCAGTACGACGCCAGCGGTCAACCCGACGAAAATACGCAATACCGCTTTTCGGATTCCGTGCAGACTGCTTTTGCGGAAGGAGAGGGAATCTGCCGGGTGGACGTGGTTGGTCAGGAGTCGCGCTTATTTTCCGATAAGTTTGAGCTGGACGGTATTGTTTTCGAAGAGCCGAGCGTCAATTTGTTTACGTTCAATAACCCATACGGAGCCTGCCGCCGTTGCGATGGTTTTGGTAAAGTGCTGGGCATCGATCCTGATCTGGTTATACCCGACAAAAATCTGTCGGTCTTTGAAGGCGCCATTGCGCCCTGGCGAAGCGAGAAAATGAGCGAGGAGTTTTTGAAGCCTTTGCTGAAAAACGGCATTCGCTTCGACTTCCCGATTCACCGGCCTTACAAAGATCTTTCAACAGCGGAAAAAGACGTGCTTTGGACGGGAAATCAGTTTTTCCAGGGTCTGAACGCCTTTTTTGATTTTGTTGAAAGCCAGACTTACAAGGTCCAATACCGGGTCATGCTGTCGCGCTACCGGGGTAAAACGACCTGCCCGGAATGCCGGGGTTCGCGGCTGCGGAAAGACGCCAGTTATGTCAAGGTCGCCGAGAAGTCGATCACCGATCTGGTTTTGATGCCGATTAGTGAAGTGGTAACGCTATTCCGAACGCTTGAATTACCTGCTCATCAACAACAGGTTGCCAAGCGGATTTTAGTCGAAATTGGCAACCGCCTTGACTATATGGAGCGGGTTGGTTTAGGGTATTTAACCCTTAATCGCCTGACAAATTCGCTATCGGGCGGTGAATATCAGCGCATTAAACTGGCTACGTCACTTGGCTCGGCGCTGGTAGGTTCCATGTATATTCTGGATGAACCAAGCATTGGGCTGCACCCGCGCGACACCAAGCGACTGATCAGCGTGCTGGAGTCACTGCGCGACATGGGTAACACCGTGATTGTGGTAGAGCACGAAGAAGAAGTAATGCGGGCCGCCAACCAACTGATTGATATTGGTCCGGATGCGGGCTTAAATGGGGGTCATTTGGTATTTCAGGGAACTTGGGACGAAATCACGAGTGAAGAAAAGAAAGCAGAGCGGGAGAATTCGCAGACGCATTCGTATACCATTGATTTTCTGACCGGTCAGGAAACGGTGCCCGTGCCTAAATTCCGGCGGAAAGCCACGCATTGGATCGACGTGACGAAGGCCAGAGAAAATAACCTGAAAGACGTAGACGTACAATTTCCGCTGAACACCTTAACGGTCGTAACTGGCGTTAGCGGTTCCGGGAAGTCGACGCTCATTCGGAAGGTGCTCTTCCCGGCGCTGAGCCGTCTGAAGGGCAGCGGTACGGAAGAAGCCGGAAAGCACGACAGTCTCGGTGGATCACTCGACCGCATTGCCGCCGTGGAAATGATCGACCAGAATCCGATTGGAAAATCCAGCCGCTCCAACCCGGTCACGTACATTAAAGCCTACGATTATCTGCGGCAGGTGATGGCGGACCAGCCCATCGCGAAAGCCCGTGGCTACAAACCCTCGCATTTCTCATTTAACGTAGACGGTGGACGCTGCGAAGTGTGCCAGGGCGAAGGCGTGGTGAAGATCGAGATGCAGTTCATGGCCGATATTTACCTGAAATGCGAAGGCTGTAAAGGGAAACGCTTTAAACAAGAAGTGCTGGAAGTAAACCTGCACGAAAAGAATGTGTCCGACATTCTGGACATGACGGTCGATGAGGCCATCGAGTTTTTCAAACAGGCCGAGCAAAAAATGGTCGAAAAGCTGTTGCCGCTCCAAGAGGTTGGTTTGGGCTATATCACGCTGGGCCAGTCGTCGAATACATTGTCGGGCGGTGAGGCGCAACGCGTGAAGCTAGCTTCGTTTTTAGGAAAGGGTAATCCAAACAAAGGGAAAACGCTCTTTATCTTTGACGAACCAACCACGGGCTTGCACTTCCACGATATTCGCAAACTCCTCAAAGCCATCAACGCGCTGGTTGATCAGGGCGATTCGGTGATTATTATTGAGCACAATACCGAAGTCATTAAATCGGCTGATTACATCATTGACCTTGGGCTGGAAGGCGGCGAAGCAGGAGGATATATTACCTTCACGGGCACACCCGAGGAAATGGCTAAACTGCCGGAAGGAGAGAATTATACCGCCGATTTTTTACGGGAGAAACTATAGGTATTTCTGATTTAGAATACGTTAATTTTTGCCAGGTGTAGCCCATAAAAGAAAAGCAGGTAGACGATCGCGAAGCCGAGCGAAAGCCCGAAATAGCGGTAAATCGGACGACTGCTTTTCTTAAATACCGCCAGAACCAGATTAAGGGTTACGGCAGGAATAGCGACTAGAAAATTAACGATGCAGAAAACGCCAATAAGACTCGTCGCGAAAAGGGCAGGTTCGAAAATCAGACCACCGAAAACGCCATAGATAGCACCCATTACAAATCCGACCGCCATGAAATAAAGCGCGTAGCGGATCCCTGATTTAACCTGAAAAGCAAACCAGGAGAGCGAGGTTGGTGGCGTAGGAAGGGTAGGATTCATGAACTTAAGAGGGGATTATTTTATTTTTTGAGACTCGCTCTGGCTTGCGGCTGGGCGGGTCTTTTTCTTTTTACCCCGCCAGCGCGGAAGCCAGATAAGAATACCCGTTACGAAGAGTACGGACGGAATCAAAGAAGCAACAAAGGCCAGCGCCCGGGTGATGTTCCCACCAAAGGTGCCGTAGTGAAAAGGCTCGACCCAGTTTAAATACATCTTCCCGGTGTTGGGTAAGTCTTTGGCGCTGTTGAAGTTAATTTTCCCGGAATATTGATCAATGTAAATAAAATTCTTGTCGCCGGTTTGCGTTACGTGCGGGCTACTCGAATACACCGCATAGATGCCTGTTTGCTCCAGGGGGAAACCCACGCCTTCAATATTGGTATCGGCTGGTAATGCGCGTAAAGCAGTCGCCACGGCAGAATCCAAAGGTAGCGGTTTGGCCCCTTGCCTATAAACCGACTTGCTATTCAGAATTTGATCCAGGGATTTAGGCTTTTCAAAACTGACCAGATACATAACCGGCGCCAGAATGGCCAGAAACGTAATGACAGCGCCTGTTAGGGCAATCAGCAGAATAAAAGGAGAGAAATAAAACCCCAATACCTGGTGTAGATCGTAAGTCTGACGGGCAAAACTGGCGTTTTTTCGGAACGTAAGCCGACTCTTGAGGTGCTTCCACTGCTTCGGAATCCACAAGCGTAAACCGCTGATGATCAGGATAACTAAAATGAGTGAACAAGTGCCGACAATGTATTGACCAACAACCGGTATAAGCAGGCTGCGGTGAATTTCCAGAACAATCCCGATGAAATAGGAGTCGTGTAGGCGCGTTCCAGTTACCTGGCCCGTGTAGGGATTAACAAAAATTTCTTTTTCGTAATCTTTCAAACGGAGATGATAGGCCAGGTTTTCGTCGCTTTCACCTTCCGGTTTGAAAAGAAAAGCCAGCTCCCAGGTAGGGTGGTCGCGTTTCAGTTGTTCCGCAATCTGTTGAAAGGATAGTTTGGCCGCTTGTTTAGGGGCGGCAACCTCATAAAGCTTTGCATTGAGGTCATGATCAATTTCATCTCGGAAAACTAGAATGGTTCCGGTGAGGCTGACAATGAAAATAACCGTTCCTGCCAAGAGTCCCAGCCAGACATGCCACTTCCCGTACCATTTTTTCTGATGACTAGCCCAGTTTTTTCTTTTGGAAAAAGGTGTCGGTTCCACGCTGGATTTTGATTGTCAATTAATTATGAAACAATCATTTTTAGCATACAATTCTAATGCAACTCACTGTCAGTGAAGCTTAGCCCAGTTTGTGCTATTTATACTGCTTCTAAATAATGACAAATATATGGAATAATCAACCAACCGGTCAGGGGAAGAGATATTTTGAAAGAGCAAGAATAAAGCGCAAACTGGCGTAAAAGAAGAAATACGGAACTATAAAGAGACGCTAGAAGTAGAGCGAACGAACGGGTAATCAAATGAAGAGACCAACTGCTAAACGGAATTGACAGACAGGCTACTTAAAAAATCTGGCGAATGATCGAATGTCATTCGCCAGACCAACAAGCACTCTAAACGGCAATGGTTTTGCCTGGTACCGCAACCGGATAAAAACCATCCTGATTCGGCAGTATCTTAGGCATGGCATCCCAGGACAGCTGTGTTGGGAATAGATCGATCTGTGAATTCAGGGCTTCGTCCCAAGTAACCATTTTGCCCGAATAAGTCGCCATACGACCCATGATGGCGGTCATCGTACTTTTTGCTCCGTTCTCGGCGTCGGCAAATTTGTACTGGTTTTTGGCAAGTGCCTCAAACAGTTCGTCGTGCTCGATCTGGTAAGCGTTGGCTTTCGGATCGATGGTGTGCGAGAAGAGCGTTTTCCCTTTGTAATCCATCAGGGCATTGGCACGTCCTCCGAACGAATCGATGCGGCCTTTCGTACCGACAAACATCTCGTCTACCTTGCTGTAGGTTCCTTCGTAGTGGCGGCACTGGCTGTTGATGGTCGTACCGTCGGCATACTTGAAGTCTACAATATGGTGGTCGAAAATCTCGCCATAATCTTTGCCCGTGCGCACCTCACGGCCACCCGTCCCCTGGCAGGATACCGGATAACTACCTTTTACCCAGTTGGCTACATCGATATTGTGAACGTGTTGTTCGTTAATGTGATCGCCGCAGAGCCAGTTAAAATAATACCAATTACGCATCTGGTAATCCATTTCCGTCTGACCAGCCTGACGCGGTTTCACCCAAACGCCCCCGCTAACCCAGTATACCGAGCCGCCTACAATGTCGCCAATGGCTCCATCGTGAATGCGCTTGATCATCTCACGGTAGTTTGGCTGGTAATGGCGCTGTAAGCCAACGACCACGTTCAATTTTT of Tellurirhabdus bombi contains these proteins:
- a CDS encoding M16 family metallopeptidase, yielding MIQYKKVLTLLLLSTTVVFAQKPAKAPVKVPTAKAATVPVPAELKRPIPFDPSVKVGKLPNGLTYYIRKNTEPKARAELRLIVRAGSILETDEQQGLAHFMEHMAFNGTKNFPKNELVNFLQTSGVRFGADLNAYTSFDETVYELPVPTDSADVFGRAFQILEDWAHNATLDPDEIDKERGVVLEEARSRRSAQERMREKFFPLILNNSRYADRLPIGKEAILKNFKPVTLAQFYKDWYRPDLMAVVAVGDFDIAQVEKTIREKFGRIPVVKNPKPRTEYQIAPHKDTKIAIVTDVEQPNTVVQIMYKRPKVKERTLYDVREGLKRGLFNYMLGDRIQELTRQADPPFIYGFSNYGGFLGNLDAFSSYVVAKDAASIERAISAILAENARVDRFGFTDTELERVKKQYLKAVEKSYRERDKTRSSAYISDYVDHFLNGNPSMGIEAYYNFLKKYIGGITVGDVNNLAKQFITSENRAVVIMAPEKDKASLPTEQQVLALVNNTSRELTAYVDKTLDKPLLATLPIGTAVVDSREIKEIDVQEWTLKNGIKVVLKPTNFKNDQILFVGSSFGGTSLYGNEDFESARFASTLATISGVGDYSQSQLQKYLSGKSVSVYPYISENSEGVSGNTSPEDLETALQLLYAYFTTPRKDADAIKGYLSNQRAALQNAETTPTPQKVFQDTVQAVLGAYNYRRMPLTTARFSQVNVDQALKIYRDRFADASDFTFVFVGNFKDKEIKPLIEKYLGGLPTTNRKESFRDLGIRTPKGEIARTVYKGIDPKSTVQLVFSGDFEWNPENAAQVDALAEVLEIKLTEKLREEESGVYGVGVSGGYSKIPAERYSFRIGFTCAPENVEKLIAKTLETINSIKQSGADEKDLNKFKAETRRESEVQLKDNGFWLGYLANQYSNGDDPKEVLREAELLKQVTPESTKQAANRYFGKNYIRLVLMPEKK
- a CDS encoding acyltransferase family protein; its protein translation is MEATHSVAAHELKSAHAPRLLSLDVFRGITVAAMILVNNPGDWGHVYAPLLHAHWHGWTPTDLIFPFFLFIVGVSISFALANRKSDPSLIGKIIKRSLILFSLGLFLSLFPKFNFATVRIPGVLQRIALVYLVSALLFRVTTVRQQAILIAILLIGYWLLLTIVPVPDFPYPNLEPETNLGAWLDRTLLGGHLWKTSKIWDPEGILSTLPAIATGLSGILAGTLLRSNQSAAEKIAWLFTAGCLSLIGAYIWNLTFPINKSLWTSSFVLLTSGLGAQGLALCYWLIDVQAANRPNYQRWFTVFVAFGANAITVFFLSGLIPRLLNMIKVTQPDGAETGAKEWMYKTFFVPYFESPYNASLAGALAFILIWTGILYWMYQKKIIIKV
- a CDS encoding SMP-30/gluconolactonase/LRE family protein, with product MNKVSTIATGLRFPEGPAFTSDGTLWCVESEGESLFYLKPTGESGRIHVGANSRPNGICVDSLDRIWFCDSGWNAIRCFNPGVDLTAPQEAEVIIDRVDGEPLNMPNDLIMDTAGNLLFTCPGPSGEETTPTGYVCVCTPLGVVRKIAENLFYPNGLCLLPDGHTLLIAETNSKRIWYGYWNPNAEDLDWEHPDVWTSTGPDGFGPDGMTLGADGNLYVAVFGSGTIKVYNQQGQHLHDIQIPGENPTNIACDPTKRLGLVATEAERGELISIQY
- a CDS encoding MgtC/SapB family protein, whose amino-acid sequence is MIAFREEDFYKLLLAVVLGGLIGAEREYRSKAAGLRTTILICVGAALFTIVSQRLGIERDRVAANIVNGIGFLGAGIIFRQANSVRGLTTAATIWAVAAIGMSLGGGFYDVAFSGFGFILLTLLFLPSLVRLIGRLNQTRSYRITTDFKHKTLENYEKTFETCGLSWQREIQQKIGSKMIGSWKVTGSAKAHENCTKQLLNDPEVKEFEF
- the uvrA gene encoding excinuclease ABC subunit UvrA — encoded protein: MNISVSPSAQADFERLDPKQYIIIKGARVHNLKNIDVAIPRNELVVITGLSGSGKSSLAFDTLFAEGQRMYVESLSSYARQFLGRMEKPEVDYIKGVSPAIAIEQKVTTRNPRSTVGTSTEIYDYLKLLFARSGVTYSPISGREVRKDTVTDVVDYLYSFADGQRVMVMAPLHIREGRALADELKILLQKGYTRIVADGEVLFMEDLLEDQAKAATVKPGKLEILIDRGTVQYDASGQPDENTQYRFSDSVQTAFAEGEGICRVDVVGQESRLFSDKFELDGIVFEEPSVNLFTFNNPYGACRRCDGFGKVLGIDPDLVIPDKNLSVFEGAIAPWRSEKMSEEFLKPLLKNGIRFDFPIHRPYKDLSTAEKDVLWTGNQFFQGLNAFFDFVESQTYKVQYRVMLSRYRGKTTCPECRGSRLRKDASYVKVAEKSITDLVLMPISEVVTLFRTLELPAHQQQVAKRILVEIGNRLDYMERVGLGYLTLNRLTNSLSGGEYQRIKLATSLGSALVGSMYILDEPSIGLHPRDTKRLISVLESLRDMGNTVIVVEHEEEVMRAANQLIDIGPDAGLNGGHLVFQGTWDEITSEEKKAERENSQTHSYTIDFLTGQETVPVPKFRRKATHWIDVTKARENNLKDVDVQFPLNTLTVVTGVSGSGKSTLIRKVLFPALSRLKGSGTEEAGKHDSLGGSLDRIAAVEMIDQNPIGKSSRSNPVTYIKAYDYLRQVMADQPIAKARGYKPSHFSFNVDGGRCEVCQGEGVVKIEMQFMADIYLKCEGCKGKRFKQEVLEVNLHEKNVSDILDMTVDEAIEFFKQAEQKMVEKLLPLQEVGLGYITLGQSSNTLSGGEAQRVKLASFLGKGNPNKGKTLFIFDEPTTGLHFHDIRKLLKAINALVDQGDSVIIIEHNTEVIKSADYIIDLGLEGGEAGGYITFTGTPEEMAKLPEGENYTADFLREKL
- a CDS encoding PepSY-associated TM helix domain-containing protein produces the protein MEPTPFSKRKNWASHQKKWYGKWHVWLGLLAGTVIFIVSLTGTILVFRDEIDHDLNAKLYEVAAPKQAAKLSFQQIAEQLKRDHPTWELAFLFKPEGESDENLAYHLRLKDYEKEIFVNPYTGQVTGTRLHDSYFIGIVLEIHRSLLIPVVGQYIVGTCSLILVILIISGLRLWIPKQWKHLKSRLTFRKNASFARQTYDLHQVLGFYFSPFILLIALTGAVITFLAILAPVMYLVSFEKPKSLDQILNSKSVYRQGAKPLPLDSAVATALRALPADTNIEGVGFPLEQTGIYAVYSSSPHVTQTGDKNFIYIDQYSGKINFNSAKDLPNTGKMYLNWVEPFHYGTFGGNITRALAFVASLIPSVLFVTGILIWLPRWRGKKKKTRPAASQSESQKIK
- a CDS encoding Gfo/Idh/MocA family protein; this translates as MSNHSNHRDSGMSDHGRRDFLKKSGLLTGSTLLATLPSFASGYGFHSSADDTIKVALIGCGGRGTGAAMQALSTKQNVKVVAMADAFSDRLESAYKNLNMKPEIAKRVDVPAERRFVGFDAYKQAIPLADVVILATPPGFRPMHFEEAVKQNKHVFMEKPVATDAPGIRRVLAAAEEAKKKKLNVVVGLQRHYQPNYREMIKRIHDGAIGDIVGGSVYWVSGGVWVKPRQAGQTEMDYQMRNWYYFNWLCGDHINEQHVHNIDVANWVKGSYPVSCQGTGGREVRTGKDYGEIFDHHIVDFKYADGTTINSQCRHYEGTYSKVDEMFVGTKGRIDSFGGRANALMDYKGKTLFSHTIDPKANAYQIEHDELFEALAKNQYKFADAENGAKSTMTAIMGRMATYSGKMVTWDEALNSQIDLFPTQLSWDAMPKILPNQDGFYPVAVPGKTIAV